A stretch of the Bacteroidota bacterium genome encodes the following:
- a CDS encoding DHCW motif cupin fold protein, whose protein sequence is MNNANIPFQNIEWGKVPKTEHQCETGVAYWQTVQFAGLRVRLVEYSKNYMADHWCQKGHIVHCLKGVVTTEFEDGGNRALTTGMTYVVSDELSSHRSVTKEGALLLIIDGDFLKLNK, encoded by the coding sequence ATGAATAACGCAAATATTCCTTTTCAAAATATTGAATGGGGCAAAGTTCCAAAAACAGAACATCAGTGCGAAACCGGAGTTGCTTATTGGCAAACGGTTCAATTTGCGGGTTTAAGAGTTAGGTTGGTTGAATATTCAAAAAATTATATGGCCGATCATTGGTGCCAAAAAGGCCATATCGTTCATTGCCTGAAAGGTGTCGTTACCACGGAGTTTGAAGATGGTGGTAACAGGGCTCTCACAACCGGAATGACCTATGTGGTTAGCGATGAACTCAGTTCACATCGTTCGGTTACCAAAGAAGGTGCTTTGCTTTTAATTATCGACGGAGATTTTTTAAAATTGAATAAATGA